From the genome of Pseudomonas sp. WJP1:
ACGCTGCCCAATCTGGTTATTCTGGAGCACGATGCCTATCAGAATTACATCCCGTGCAAATACACCGGAAAATTCAGTGCGCATTACCGTAAATTGCCGTGGGCACGGGTGATCAGCTCGGGTTTCATGGTCAGCCAGCGTTTGTGTGACGAAGGCTTTGACGCGCATTTCGTACCCAAAGGCTACGACCAAGCACTGCTGCAAAACCGTCAGCGTGAACGGGATATCGAACTGGGTTTCGTCGGCAGCCTCAACAGCGTTGCCTATGCCGGGCGCAAGGAGATGCTCGAGTCCGTTGCCGAAGTCGAAAACCTGTTGATCACGCGTACCAAATCGGGCGAGGAATACTGTGAAACGCTGAGTCGGATCCGTTATTTCGTCAGTGCCGATGTCGGCATGGGCGAGTACATGATCAAGAATTTCGAGGCCATGGCCTGCGGCTGTGTGCTGTTTGCCTACGATCAGGGGGAAGAAGAGAATCGCGCCTTGGGTTTCGTCGACATGCACAACATTGTGCTTTATCGAACCCGCGACGAACTTCGGGAAAAACTGGCCGTGCTACGTGAATCTGCGCAGTTGAGCGAGGCCATTTCACTGGCCGGGCAAGCGCTGGTAGAGCAGCGATACACCTTCCGTGAGGTGGGCCATGCAATTGTCGAGGCAATGCGCGCACCACTGCGCGAACGGGTTCCACTGAGCTGGAAAGAAAAATTACGCGTGTCGCTAGGGCTGTGAGGTCGGGCGATTCAACAATCAAGGGTGCGGTGTAAACACATGCTGTTTAGCGAGACTAGCGACATTTCGGTTGTCATCACCAGTTGCGGTCGCTTCGATTTATTGAAGCGAACCTTGGAAACCTTTGACCGGTTCAACACGGCTCCCATCCGTAAAGTGTTCATTACCGAAGACTCTGGCGACCGTGCCGTGGAGGCTTGTATTCCGGAACACTGGAGGGCGCATACCCAGTTTTTCATCAACAATCCGCGTCTGGGTCAGTTGAAGTCCATCGATGCTGCCTATGCTCAGGTGCAGACGTCGTGGATTTTCCACTGCGAGGATGACTGGGACTTCTATCGCGAAGGGTTCATCGAAGAGTCCCAGTGCCTGCTGGAGGAAGATCCACAGGCGCTTCAGGTGTGGCTGCGCAGCTTCAATCACGACCTGATGGTCCACAGTCCTTATGTGTTCCTCAGCGAGCGCAAGGTCAGCCACGGCATTCCATTTTATGTGCTGGGTTCGCAAAAGGCCGACTGGCAGGGCTTTTCCTTCAATCCTGGCCTGCGGCGCCGTGCGGACTACCTGGCCCATGCCCCGTACTCGGGATTCTCCGGAGAAAAAGACCTGTCGCGCCTGTATGCCGCGCAGAACCGCTATGCGTTGATTCTGGAAAACGATGCGGTTCTGCACACGGGCTTCGGTGAACACGTAGTGGTTCCGCAGGAGCGCGTGAATAAGTTGCGACGTAAACGTGTCGATCGACTCAAACTGATCGCGGCCCTTGTTTTCGGTCTTGTAGCAGGTTGGGTACTCCATGGGATCTAGCGGCCTGAAGCCAGGAAAGATCACCGTCACGTCGTATTTCGGAGCAGTGCTCTGCCTGTTCTTGTTGAGCTTTGTGGTGGGCTGGTCTTCGAAGTGGACCAACAATCTGTTCTACGGCCTGATGGTGGTACCGGGTCTGGTGTTCCTGATCAAGGAGCGAGGTGCAGGCTTGTTCAGGCAGCCGCTGGCGCTGGGCTGGCTGGTGTTCATCCTTTGGTTTCTGGTGCCGGCAACCATTGCCGGGCAGATGCAGTTTTTCAAGCACGTGTTCTACGTGATGATGTTCGTCATGGTCGTGGGGGCCTTCAGCGATCCACGGTTTTTCCGCAGCCCGGGGTTTGTGCGTGCGCAGTTCTGGATCCTGGCGTTGTATATCTTCTGTTGTGCCCTCTACAGTTGGGCCACCAATGAATATGCAATCGGCAGCCGGGTGGCGCTGTTGCCGGCACGCTTGCAGAACGTCATCTACGCCAGTATCTGGCTGCTGTGCGCGCTGGCGCTGGCTTTGCCATGCTGGTTCAGGGAGCATCGCTGGATCGAAAGTGCACTGGCCATCGTCTTTTCGCTGTTTGCGGTGACCTTTGTGCTGCAAACGCGTACTGCGTTTGTCGGGGTCGCGTTCCTGCTGGGCATATGGTTGCTTTACGGCCTCTACTACAAGCCGCGACTGGTCGGCAGCATGGTAGCGATCAGCCTGGTGGTTATCGGTGTGCTGTTCCTGATCGTGCACGACGAAGCCTGGTATCGGTCGCTCTGGACCCGCGGCGATTCGTATCGCATCGAGCTCTTTCACATCATGGTCGGCGAGTGGCGCAACTGTGGCTGGTTGCTGGGCTGTGGCGTTAATTTCCACACCGATCAGTTGCTCGATGGTTGGATGCCGATCCAACACCCGCACAACATCTTTGTGGCGCTGGGGTTGTACAGCGGCGCGGTGGCACTGTTTTTGTTCATCGGGCTGATGGCGGCCACGCTTTGGCAAGCCTGGCGTCTGCGCGATGCCTGGGGCATGTACCTGGCATGTGCGCTGGTCATGTTGAACTTCGATGGGAGCTTGTTGATTGGCAACCCTGACGAGTTGTGGCCGTTGGTGCTGCTGCCTGGGGCGATGATCCTCGGGCGAGTGCTCAAGTCGCAGCGTATCGCACTGGCATGAAACCTGACCTTCGCCTCCTCCCTGGGGGCGAAGGTCAGGTCATTTTTGCAGGGCGCTGTTCAGTTCTTCCCGGGAACAGATGCTTTGGGTCTGGCCATAGTGTTGCATGAAGACTTCTCCACGCCTGTCGAGCAACCATTGCCGATCCTGCGGGTAGCGCACCATATGTTTGAAATTGCGCAGCCGCAGTGTCTTGCGTAGTGGGCGCCGATAAACCCGCAGGTCGGCAATGTCGATCAGGCCCAGCTGATGTTCAGGCGTGAGCACTATGTTGCCAAGGTGCGCCGAGCGGAAATAGATCCCGCGTTCATGCAAGGTGGCTATGAAAACCCCGAGCTGACCCCGCAGCGGATCGGCATCGCCCTGGGTATCCAGTAACTGGCGCAAGGTTTGCCCCGGCAGCGGGTCGTAATGCACCGCATCACGGGCGATACTCGGGATGCGATAGACCTGGCGGATCGAAGGGCAGGGAATCTGCCGTTCACGCAACGCATCGCAATTGTCAGCGAACCGTTTGGCGTAGGGATACCAGGCGGCTGACGTCAGCAGGCGCTTGCGACGAAACAGTTTGAGGATCGAGCCATCCGTCAGCCGCAAGACCTTGTCCCCCGAACCATCCGCTTCAAGGACTTGTGCTCCCTCGCGCAGGGCAAGGTATCGGGTGTGATCAAGCGCTTGCATCAATTCTCCGGGGTTCGACGCCATGAGGCATGGATAGCCGGCCATGTTACCGCAGCTCAGCGACTAAAATGGCCTGTGTTACACTCGCGGGCTCTTTTCTCATACAACGGGTTCTCATGACTAGCCCTGATTCGCCTGCGCCGTCGAGCTTGAAGATTTACCTGCGCCTGCTGTCGTATGTGCGCCCGTACTGGGGCATGTTTGCCGTCAGTATCGTTGGCTTTGTGATTTTTGCCTCGACGCAGCCGATGCTGGCCGGCATTCTCAAATACTTCGTCGATGGCCTGAGCAACCCTGAAGCGGTGCTCTTCCCCAATGTTCCCTATCTGCAAGACTTGCAGTTGCTGATGGCCGTGCCATTGCTGATCATACTGATCGCCGCGTGGCAGGGCCTCGGTTCGTTTCTTGGCAACTACTATCTGGCGAAAGTCTCGTTGGGGCTGGTCCATGACTTGCGCGTCGAGTTGTTCAACAAGTTGCTGGTGCTGCCCAACCGCTATTTCGATACCCATAACTCCGGGCACCTGATTTCGCGCATCACCTTCAACGTGACCATGGTCACCGGCGCTGCCACGGACGCCATTAAAGTGGTCATTCGTGAAGGCCTGACCGTGGTGTTTCTGTTTGCCTACCTGCTGTGGATGAACTGGAAGCTCACCCTGGTAATGCTTGCCATCCTGCCTCTGATTGCGGTCATGGTGAGTAGCACCAGCAAAAAATTCCGCAAGCAGAGCAAGAAGATCCAGGTGGCCATGGGCGATGTGACCCATGTAGCGTCCGAGACCATCCAGGGTTATCGCGTAGTGCGCAGCTTCGGTGGCGAGAGCTACGAAAAGCGACGTTTTGCCGCTGCCAGCCAGGGCAATACCGACAAGCAACTGCGCATGACCAAGACCGGCGCGGTCTATACGCCGATGTTGCAGCTGGTGATCTACACCGCCATGGCCGTGCTGATGTTCCTGGTGCTGTTCCTGCGCGGTGATGCAACCGCCGGTGACCTGGTGGCCTATATCACTGCGGCGGGTCTGCTGCCCAAGCCGATCCGGCAGCTGTCGGAAGTCAGTTCGACCATTCAGAAAGGTGTCGCCGGTGCCGAAAGCATTTTCGAGCAACTGGACGTCGAGCCGGAAGTCGACCGCGGTACCGTTGAGCGTGATCGCGTCAATGGCTACCTTGAGGTGCGCAACCTGAGCTTTACCTATCCCGGGACAGAGCGTGAGGTGCTGAAGAACATCAGCTTCACCGCAGCGCCGGGGCAGATGATCGCACTGGTGGGTCGCTCTGGTAGCGGCAAATCGACACTCGCCAGCCTGATACCGCGCTTCTACCATCATGAAGTCGGTGAGATTCTGCTCGACGATGTCGAAATCGAAGACTATCGCTTGCGCAATCTGCGTCGGCACGTCGCGCAAGTCACGCAACATGTGACCCTGTTCAACGACACCATCGCCAACAATATCGCCTATGGTGATCTGGCTGGCGCACCTCGCGCCGACATTGAAAAGGCTGCAGCGGACGCCTATGCAATGGACTTCATCGCGCAGATGCCGCAAGGCCTGGATACTCAGGTCGGGGAAAACGGCGTACTGCTGTCCGGCGGTCAGCGCCAGCGCCTGGCGATTGCCCGGGCCTTGCTGAAAAATGCTCCGTTGCTGATTCTCGACGAAGCAACCTCGGCACTCGATACCGAGTCCGAGCGCCATATCCAGGCTGCGCTGGATCAAGTCATGAAGGGGCGTACCACGCTGGTCATCGCCCACCGGTTGTCGACGATCGAAAAGGCCGACCTGATTCTGGTCATGGACCACGGCGAAATCGTCGAGCGTGGTACCCACACTCAATTGCTGGCGCAGAATGGCTACTATTCGCGCCTGCATGCGATGGGGCTCGATACGCCGGCCGAAGACATCGCCTGACTCCGACATCAGGGTGAGCCTGGCTCACCCTGATGCTCTAGCGGCGTGCAATGCGCCCAGCGATTGAGTTCATGCGCTGATTTTGCTCAATAATTGATCAAAAAGCCGTGTCGCAAGATCCCGTTGCAGCCGTCACACAAGCCTGTGCCCACCCTGTGTTAATATCGCGCCCCTGTTCATTTTGTATGTGGGTTGCTCCATGAAGTTGTCCATGCCGCGATTCGATCAAGCCCCTGTCTTGGTGGTCGGCGATGTCATGCTCGACCGTTACTGGCATGGTGGTACCTCACGGATTTCCCCTGAGGCGCCAGTACCGGTAGTCAAGGTCGATCACATCGAGGACCGCCCGGGCGGTGCCGCCAACGTTGCGTTGAACATTGCCGCCCTCGGCGCGCCGGCCTCGCTGGTCGGCGTGACTGGCGACGATGAAGCCGCCGACAGCCTGGTCAATAGCCTCAAGGGTGCCGGTGTGCGCGCATTGTTCCAGCGCATTGCCCACCAGCCGACCATCGTCAAGCTGCGGGTCATGAGCCGTCACCAGCAACTGCTGCGCATCGACTTCGAAGAACCGTTCGCCACCGACGCCCTGGCGTTGTCCGTGCAAGTCGACGAATTGCTCGAAGGCATCAAGGTGCTGGTGCTGTCCGACTACGGCAAAGGCGCGCTGAAAAACCATCAAGTGCTGATCCAGGCCGCCCGTGCCCGTGGCATTCCGGTGCTGGCCGATCCCAAGGGCAAGGATTTTTCGATCTACCGTGGCGCGAGCCTGATCACGCCGAACCTTAGCGAATTCGAAACCATCGTCGGTGGTTGCGCCGATGAGCATGATTTGGTGAACAAGGGCGCGCAGCTGATGCGCGACCTGGACCTTGGCGCCCTGTTGGTAACCCGTGGTGAACACGGCATGACCTTGCTGCGCCCGGATCATCCGGCATTGCACCTGCCGGCACGCGCCCGTGAAGTGTTCGACGTGACCGGTGCCGGGGACACGGTAATTTCTACCCTGGCCGCGGCGATTGCCGCCGGTGAAGAACTGCCGCATGCGGTGGGCCTGGCCAATTTGGCGGCAGGCATCGTGGTCGGCAAGCTCGGTACGGCGGCCATCAGCGCGCCGGAGCTGCGTCGTGCCATCCAGCGCGATCAGGGTTCAGAGCGTGGCGTGCTGGGCCTTGAACAGTTGCTGCTGGCAGTCGACGACGCCCGTGCGCATAACGAGAAAATCGTTTTCACCAACGGCTGCTTCGACATCCTGCATGCCGGGCACGTGACGTACCTGGAGCAGGCGCGGGCGCAAGGCGATCGCCTGATCGTTGCGGTCAACGACGATGCGTCGGTCAGTCGCCTGAAAGGGCCTGGTCGTCCAATCAACAGTGTCGACCGGCGCATGGCGGTGCTGGCAGGTCTGGGCGCCGTCGATTGGGTGATCAGCTTCGCTGAGGGCACACCGGAGAACCTGCTGCGCGAGGTCAAGCCGGACGTGCTGGTCAAGGGTGGGGACTACGGGATTGACCAGGTGGTCGGAGCGGACATCGTGACCGCGTACGGCGGGACCGTGAAAGTGCTGGGGCTGGTGGAAAACAGCTCCACGACTGCCATTGTCGAGAAGATCCGCCAGTCTGAATGACGCCTAAAAAGATCGCAGCCATCGGCACATAATCCTGTAGGAGCTGCCGCAGGCTGCGATCTTTTGCTTTTAGGAGCTGACTTTTTTACGCGGCACAATCTTCTTCAGCAGCTGCTTTGCCTTCCCGCGTAACAGGGCCAATCCCGAATCCTTCCCCGGTGGCGTCAAACCCTGCTGCCGAACCCAGTCCTTCCAGCGAATCCGCTCATCCTTCACCAGCCAACCTTCCTGCCGGGCAAAACTTTCGGCCAGGTACAGTCCGCGGGTACTCGCCGAGTGCAATTGATCCTTTTTCAAGGTGTAGAGCTCGGCAGTGGGGTGGCCGTCCCGCAAAGGCATCAGGTACAGGTCGGGGCGCTTGCGATCCAGGCGGGCCACCAGTTGATCGCCTTCCAGTCGTTCGTCGACGTGAAACAGGCTGAGGGATTTGGCCTCCTTGGGGACCTCCAGGCGCAAGTCGTAAATCAATTGCAGCGATGCGGTCGGCAAGTGCACGTAGGCCCGTGGCCGTTCGATCAGTGGCAGGTTGGCACAGCGCACCGGCCGCGCCGAGCCGGACAGCGGCGACAGGCGAAACGGCAGGGCTTCGCGGTAATGCAGTGCGCTGGAATAGGGGGCGGGTAGCCAGGTGTCGTTGAAGCGCCCACCGAGCCAGCCTTCCGGAGTTTCCAGCAGGCACTCTTCGGCGATTTCCTGGATGGCCGTGTGCAGCGGCAGGTTCAGCTCATGGGCGGGCACGTAGCCGGAGATCAGCTTGAGCACCACGTCGCCGCGGTCCTGCCGCCGTTGACGCACCAGCACCCAGTAATCGCGATTCTGCCAATGCAGTGTCAGGCGTACCGATACCCCGAGGTTGGCCAATTCAAGGGAAAACCGCTCCGTATCGGCGACGGTCACCGGACGCCGACGTTGCAGGATCTGGGCGAAATTCAACGGCCTCCCGACGCTCTGATAACTCAGGCCTTCGGGAGTCGCTTCGACGAATAACGGCAGGGTCTTGAAGTTGCTCGGATTCTTTCTAATGAGCGTACGCGG
Proteins encoded in this window:
- a CDS encoding glycosyltransferase family protein, which encodes MKVLFLVQKEQRAILDRLYDGIAEQCDCDKRELTSAEQDDLRGYFRKHVDVTLYDRIVFFLRFKKEIRQVRFIQTLPNLVILEHDAYQNYIPCKYTGKFSAHYRKLPWARVISSGFMVSQRLCDEGFDAHFVPKGYDQALLQNRQRERDIELGFVGSLNSVAYAGRKEMLESVAEVENLLITRTKSGEEYCETLSRIRYFVSADVGMGEYMIKNFEAMACGCVLFAYDQGEEENRALGFVDMHNIVLYRTRDELREKLAVLRESAQLSEAISLAGQALVEQRYTFREVGHAIVEAMRAPLRERVPLSWKEKLRVSLGL
- a CDS encoding glycosyltransferase family A protein, producing MLFSETSDISVVITSCGRFDLLKRTLETFDRFNTAPIRKVFITEDSGDRAVEACIPEHWRAHTQFFINNPRLGQLKSIDAAYAQVQTSWIFHCEDDWDFYREGFIEESQCLLEEDPQALQVWLRSFNHDLMVHSPYVFLSERKVSHGIPFYVLGSQKADWQGFSFNPGLRRRADYLAHAPYSGFSGEKDLSRLYAAQNRYALILENDAVLHTGFGEHVVVPQERVNKLRRKRVDRLKLIAALVFGLVAGWVLHGI
- a CDS encoding O-antigen ligase domain-containing protein; translation: MGSSGLKPGKITVTSYFGAVLCLFLLSFVVGWSSKWTNNLFYGLMVVPGLVFLIKERGAGLFRQPLALGWLVFILWFLVPATIAGQMQFFKHVFYVMMFVMVVGAFSDPRFFRSPGFVRAQFWILALYIFCCALYSWATNEYAIGSRVALLPARLQNVIYASIWLLCALALALPCWFREHRWIESALAIVFSLFAVTFVLQTRTAFVGVAFLLGIWLLYGLYYKPRLVGSMVAISLVVIGVLFLIVHDEAWYRSLWTRGDSYRIELFHIMVGEWRNCGWLLGCGVNFHTDQLLDGWMPIQHPHNIFVALGLYSGAVALFLFIGLMAATLWQAWRLRDAWGMYLACALVMLNFDGSLLIGNPDELWPLVLLPGAMILGRVLKSQRIALA
- the msbA gene encoding lipid A export permease/ATP-binding protein MsbA yields the protein MTSPDSPAPSSLKIYLRLLSYVRPYWGMFAVSIVGFVIFASTQPMLAGILKYFVDGLSNPEAVLFPNVPYLQDLQLLMAVPLLIILIAAWQGLGSFLGNYYLAKVSLGLVHDLRVELFNKLLVLPNRYFDTHNSGHLISRITFNVTMVTGAATDAIKVVIREGLTVVFLFAYLLWMNWKLTLVMLAILPLIAVMVSSTSKKFRKQSKKIQVAMGDVTHVASETIQGYRVVRSFGGESYEKRRFAAASQGNTDKQLRMTKTGAVYTPMLQLVIYTAMAVLMFLVLFLRGDATAGDLVAYITAAGLLPKPIRQLSEVSSTIQKGVAGAESIFEQLDVEPEVDRGTVERDRVNGYLEVRNLSFTYPGTEREVLKNISFTAAPGQMIALVGRSGSGKSTLASLIPRFYHHEVGEILLDDVEIEDYRLRNLRRHVAQVTQHVTLFNDTIANNIAYGDLAGAPRADIEKAAADAYAMDFIAQMPQGLDTQVGENGVLLSGGQRQRLAIARALLKNAPLLILDEATSALDTESERHIQAALDQVMKGRTTLVIAHRLSTIEKADLILVMDHGEIVERGTHTQLLAQNGYYSRLHAMGLDTPAEDIA
- the hldE gene encoding bifunctional D-glycero-beta-D-manno-heptose-7-phosphate kinase/D-glycero-beta-D-manno-heptose 1-phosphate adenylyltransferase HldE: MKLSMPRFDQAPVLVVGDVMLDRYWHGGTSRISPEAPVPVVKVDHIEDRPGGAANVALNIAALGAPASLVGVTGDDEAADSLVNSLKGAGVRALFQRIAHQPTIVKLRVMSRHQQLLRIDFEEPFATDALALSVQVDELLEGIKVLVLSDYGKGALKNHQVLIQAARARGIPVLADPKGKDFSIYRGASLITPNLSEFETIVGGCADEHDLVNKGAQLMRDLDLGALLVTRGEHGMTLLRPDHPALHLPARAREVFDVTGAGDTVISTLAAAIAAGEELPHAVGLANLAAGIVVGKLGTAAISAPELRRAIQRDQGSERGVLGLEQLLLAVDDARAHNEKIVFTNGCFDILHAGHVTYLEQARAQGDRLIVAVNDDASVSRLKGPGRPINSVDRRMAVLAGLGAVDWVISFAEGTPENLLREVKPDVLVKGGDYGIDQVVGADIVTAYGGTVKVLGLVENSSTTAIVEKIRQSE
- a CDS encoding metal ABC transporter ATPase yields the protein MPRTLIRKNPSNFKTLPLFVEATPEGLSYQSVGRPLNFAQILQRRRPVTVADTERFSLELANLGVSVRLTLHWQNRDYWVLVRQRRQDRGDVVLKLISGYVPAHELNLPLHTAIQEIAEECLLETPEGWLGGRFNDTWLPAPYSSALHYREALPFRLSPLSGSARPVRCANLPLIERPRAYVHLPTASLQLIYDLRLEVPKEAKSLSLFHVDERLEGDQLVARLDRKRPDLYLMPLRDGHPTAELYTLKKDQLHSASTRGLYLAESFARQEGWLVKDERIRWKDWVRQQGLTPPGKDSGLALLRGKAKQLLKKIVPRKKVSS